One genomic segment of Gadus chalcogrammus isolate NIFS_2021 chromosome 3, NIFS_Gcha_1.0, whole genome shotgun sequence includes these proteins:
- the LOC130379047 gene encoding ankyrin-2-like isoform X5, with protein MSLFFLLNFSPAFLPSFVTFFPMKDDETESTETFSFQTNHPVDPATLASPDLLSDVFEIKHDLIKMSSILTTQEIDHQTSTNRDRIAANSLEKIVVGEHFKKSEQYNEKQDRSKVVQHSVEGVEWVVISDSRVDTFIETKPLSKSVTEVMDMSGTTSFRSSEIDQGREKLPIAIMSSKDDLIQDRVEQMGLKSDGKRRPPDIKKPIRRKLKERDQSGCSSSEGEMERMGSEESLDGDTILAETGLARSVSMEPPTSPFIVETPIGSIKERVKALQKMVHEEEELKSTQPSVPHGKPMISTERMESDMPELPKIPKSPKSPRSQTERLEETMSVRELMKAFQTGQDPSKNKTGLFEHKAIAVTTSSTLNVSREDSEESQDTSSFSHVEADTNVDARQAQYNNGFVSLSSDHKPCEDMQISPDRRPSEDFSADIKAELEESPEYQLFKQTTRVMDGKDQLDTPDVGVESNAFQETAQSTDNHVSDESTKHQGPSDINEKKAYYSEKIEDDDMEKEKSTKYSVIDTVEPHLQQVHVERKVSYKTATAMKDMSGLLSVLNRDLDHYLEERPADYVSEGAKEKAEQTGSSPKDTTSVSMNLVEEPQFKETRIERTIFNKPSTQVKDMTGMLTLLNSDLEQFLAGRPVIAHQPEQDVIQETFDQVILIKKNYRGDTLKLSWEEQDATDTKTGLIHNVDLEDRTTSAAEITEIEQSGDLEESHGNRVVDDVGVEVFRSASVEQIAFQEVRIEKNISHRQSPTEKDMSGMLSLLSEDLDQHANETPVVGRQPELDGTQDIFEQVIVVLKNRRGDNLEYSCEDKDTTQEKGVVDGVDLEDKTTSATVQITEIVESTEKGRGNKPDGVEVKASASVEEIAFQEVRIEKNISNLQSPKQKDMSGILSLLFEDLNQHVHETPLVVSQPEEESTQEILEQVILPQKNRHRGNLKLSFENNDATEENTGLVHRVDLEDITTSIAEITQKVVSNVLEEGHENMVYDDVGVKVFVSASVEQIAFKEVSIEKNISHRQSPTENDMSGMLSLLSEDLDQHANETPVVGSQSEEDSIQDTFEQVIVVLKNRGGDKLEYSCEDKDTTQEKAIVDGVGLEDKTSSASVEITEIEESGEKGRGNTLDDVEVKAFSSGSVEEIAFQEVRIQKNISHCQSPTDKDMSGMLSLLSEDLDQQIYERPVVERHPEEDITKEIIEQVILPQNNYGRDTLQLSCQDENATGEKIEVVDSVDLGDITTSATVEMTQIEVSEECHEISTDDVEVKALLSASEEEIEFQEVRIEKNISHGKSPTENDMSGMLSLHSEDLDKEIKEAPVIKMLPSEELIKETFEEIILVQKVHHRDIKSSGEGDDCSITNEKIQLEDRLEQEDDAVSKEDTQGDYSDAEPSPYHPVTDYYQENDPEHKSSIENTIMSEDKKKQKDEYSSSEVNLETTAITMLHSRDLCEVISGQQSCLTIVDSEEGREDPQEIPCHLEMPQRPVDLHTLVLGGSDRRPSNRDSLESSPVMEDKSSTNSPDSIEASPSRESPCPDSLEGSPTHQNDTQTISGNTVVYEDYSSQLKACFGYEKSIDKDDNWQENKPITQQLESKIHSLPLDEDRTSSDGKVLEHLSKDMDENSPVEANEEEDNVTSRQFTPEEEMFKMASKIKTFEEMELETTITVGDKSAESCTLLETECENVVENRPLQKEFEEKQEQVPEECTTESTPEVDEHSVDHDAEVSSVDGLSSTCVARNLEEEEKVRTNNIELVAKKSFLENLSDQGYDQRNIVPWSQSQGRKEDEVQYDGAAINSRVEAEGNHILSPAEERKNPDSPGCTPHEDGAPNPFQFQEGKLFEMTRGGAVDMTSRSCEGEEYSFFHIEHPVDGVFSVMAEDYYTFSEEAPESQSATDNVPIPKCRTSITTMVDISESKHLSLETINASIDVELGSQPALESLTAVQSEDANPKSSLDYLDSTIADLRSATSTVTRSVYSEQSPDSSDSSAEDEDEDEEPSSVIEMPSTTNTKAESDIPANELNKEDSKSKMPVKVPLMSSLDYGQRYNVEKLANDKCRTRSEADNGTNKDYKKVERCNSDNNYEVSSPSIKAKHEPEEHSFDQSFEDNKVQILSAGMASVSSSVDIEDMNSVDNKCPDSVIFRYDSPSLQSSNPGAKPLPSVPSATEDVFESRPVWDDTVETQMQRIGDDESPEYKQVDWQDDVDRKEETLAIIADLLGFSWTELARELEFNEEEIQLVRTENPNSLQEQSHALLQRWTQREGKHATVIPSISSLDDLSSSIEDCLIKRLTKINRMDIVHLIETQKNKSIQEQTSRTYAEIEKTLDHSEVSVALSLVQEDVDSPRIVRRTDSDRKPPPAVSEEDLSVASLLDIPSWAEPIAHTHSESMHCDLLEDLEIPHEVNPNLWTEDLLKGESANNDDDDEEQADEMPDLPQSVTEEKYTDENGHVVIKRVTRKVIRKCVSADGMECEELSAVGAPQGSRGMVLGDGSSKGLRRTIIKSEGDQTEVTFSELEAAVAGDCHVRTGRTTVVEGQRTVELASTQDDCKQTLGYIQGLKRVEIPDVIERAIVRDDGTMVQRVRVHRARTQRRTVVRGASLGNRVFPEREGDSSRRPQPRSLKLQLPQPNHRLHKEGVEDGNESDDEAEDDREDEEEKRKI; from the exons ATGTCTCTCTTTTTCCTACTTAATTTCTCCCCTGCGTTCTTGCCCTCCTTTGTTACATTTTTTCCAATGAAAGATGATGAAACTGAATCCACTGAGACATTCTCCTTTCAAACAAATCACCCTGTTGACCCAGCTACACTCGCAAGCCCCGATCTCCTTTCAGACGTGTTTGAGATAAAACATGATCTCATTAAGATGTCATCTATATTGACAACACAAGAAATTGACCATCAGACCTCAACCAATAGAGACAGAATAGCGGCAAACAGTCTTGAGAAGATAGTGGTGGGAGAACATTTCAAGAAAAGTGAACAATATAATGAGAAACAGGACAGGAGCAAGGTTGTTCAACATTCTGTAGAAGGTGTGGAGTGGGTGGTAATCTCAGACTCAAGGGTGGATACATTCATTGAGACAAAACCCTTATCTAAAAGTGTTACAGAAGTCATGGACATGTCAGGCACTACTTCATTCCGGAGCAGCGAAATTGACCAGGGCCGTGAAAAGCTACCTATTGCCATTATGTCCTCTAAAGATGACCTCATTCAGGACAGGGTTGAACAAATGGGGCTGAAGTCTGATGGCAAGAGGCGCCCTCCAGATATCAAAAAACCTATCCGTAGGAAACTTAAAGAAAGGGATCAATCGGGATGCAGCAGTTCTGAGGGTGAGATGGAAAGAATGGGCTCTGAGGAGTCTCTGGATGGGGATACAATACTGGCCGAGACTGGCCTGGCACGAAGCGTATCCATGGAGCCTCCGACATCTCCTTTCATTGTTGAAACACCAATAGGATCAATCAAAGAAAGGGTTAAAGCCTTACAGAAAATGGTGCACGAAGAGGAAGAATTAAAAAGTACACAACCATCAGTCCCACATGGAAAACCAATGATTTCCACAGAGAGGATGGAGTCAGACATGCCGGAACTTCCTAAAATCCCAAAATCGCCCAAATCCCCCAGGTCGCAGACAGAAAGATTAGAGGAGACTATGTCTGTTAGAGAATTGATGAAAGCATTCCAGACTGGACAGGATCCTTCAAAGAACAAAACCGGCCTTTTTGAACACAAAGCCATAGCTGTTACAACTAGCTCAACTTTGAATGTCTCAAGAGAGGACTCTGAGGAATCACAAGATACGTCAAGCTTTTCTCATGTGGAGGCAGACACAAATGTGGATGCACGTCAAGCGCAGTACAATAATGGATTTGTTAGTCTAAGCAGTGACCATAAGCCATGTGAAGACATGCAGATAAGCCCTGATCGCAGACCCTCAGAAGATTTCAGTGCAGACATAAAGGCTGAGCTGGAGGAAAGTCCAGAGTATCAATTGTTCAAGCAGACAACAAGAGTGATGGATGGTAAAGATCAGCTTGATACACCTGACGTCGGAGTTGAATCGAATGCATTCCAGGAAACTGCACAGAGCACGGATAACCATGTAAGTGATGAGAGTACCAAACATCAAGGGCCATCAGACATTAATGAAAAGAAAGCCTACTATTCAGAGAAAATTGAGGATGACGATATGGAGAAGGAAAAGTCAACAAAATACTCTGTAATAGATACAGTCGAGCCACATCTCCAACAAGTTCATGTAGAAAGGAAAGTATCATACAAAACAGCCACAGCCATGAAGGATATGTCGGGTCTGTTGTCTGTTCTGAACAGGGATCTGGACCATTACCTAGAGGAAAGACCTGCAGACTATGTGTCAGAAGGGGCAAAAGAAAAAGCAGAACAAACAGGGAGCAGTCCCAAAGATACCACGTCAGTATCTATGAATTTGGTAGAGGAACCACAATTCAAAGAGACTCGTATTGAAAGAACCATTTTTAATAAACCATCTACACAAGTGAAAGATATGACTGGAATGTTGACCCTTCTAAACTCTGACTTGGAGCAATTTCTAGCAGGCAGGCCAGTAATTGCTCATCAGCCAGAGCAGGATGTTATCCAGGAGACATTTGATCAAGTTATTCTTATCAAAAAGAATTATCGGGGAGACACCCTAAAATTATCGTGGGAGGAACAAGATGCAACAGATACAAAGACAGGCCTAATACATAATGTTGATTTAGAGGATAGAACTACTTCAGCAGCAGAAATAACAGAAATAGAACAGAGCGGTGACTTAGAGGAGAGTCATGGAAACAGGGTTGTTGACGATGTAGGGGTCGAAGTGTTTAGGTCAGCTTCAGTGGAGCAGATAGCTTTCCAGGAGGTACGCATTGAGAAAAACATCTCCCATCGCCAATCTCCAACAGAGAAGGACATGTCAGGCATGCTGTCATTGCTCAGTGAGGACTTGGACCAACATGCAAATGAGACACCAGTGGTTGGTAGGCAGCCTGAACTGGATGGTACCCAGGACATATTTGAACAGGTTATTGTTGTCCTAAAGAATCGTCGGGGAGATAACCTTGAATATTCATGTGAGGATAAAGATACAACACAGGAAAAAGGAGTAGTAGATGGTGTTGATTTAGAGGACAAGACTACTTCAGCAACAGTTCAAATAACAGAAATTGTAGAGAGTACTGAAAAGGGTCGTGGAAATAAACCTGATGGTGTAGAAGTCAAAGCGTCAGCTTCAGTAGAGGAAATAGCATTCCAGGAGGTACGCATTGAGAAAAACATCTCCAATCTCCAATCTCCTAAACAGAAGGATATGTCAGGCATACTGTCATTGCTCTTTGAGGACCTCAACCAACATGTACATGAGACACCATTGGTTGTGAGTCAGCCAGAAGAGGAAAGTACCCAGGAGATACTTGAACAAGTCATCCTCCCTCAAAAGAATCGTCATAGAGGCAACCTAAAATTGTCTTTTGAGAATAATGATGCAACAGAGGAAAATACAGGCCTTGTACATAGAGTTGATTTAGAGGATATAACTACTTCAATAGCAGAAATAACACAGAAAGTAGTGAGTAATGTCCTAGAGGAGGGTCATGAAAACATGGTTTATGATGATGTAGGGGTCAAAGTGTTTGTGTCAGCTTCTGTGGAGCAAATAGCATTCAAGGAAGTAAGCATTGAGAAAAACATCTCCCATCGCCAATCTCCAACAGAGAATGACATGTCAGGCATGCTGTCATTGCTCAGTGAGGACTTGGACCAACATGCAAATGAGACACCAGTGGTTGGTAGCCAGTCAGAAGAGGATAGTATCCAGGACACATTTGAACAGGTTATTGTTGTCCTAAAGAATCGTGGGGGAGATAAGCTTGAATATTCATGTGAGGATAAGGATACAACACAGGAAAAAGCAATAGTGGATGGTGTTGGTTTAGAGGATAAGACTTCTTCAGCATCAGTTGAAATAACAGAAATTGAAGAGAGTGGTGAAAAGGGTCGTGGAAATACACTTGATGATGTAGAGGTCAAAGCGTTTTCATCGGGCTCTGTGGAGGAAATAGCATTCCAGGAGGTACGCATTCAGAAAAACATCTCCCATTGCCAATCTCCAACAGATAAGGACATGTCAGGCATGCTGTCATTGCTCAGTGAGGACTTGGACCAACAGATATATGAGCGACCAGTGGTTGAGAGGCACCCAGAAGAGGATATTACCAAGGAGATAATTGAACAAGTCATCCTCCCTCAAAATAATTATGGTAGAGACACTCTTCAATTATCTTGTCAGGATGAGAATGCAACCGGTGAAAAGATAGAAGTTGTAGACAGTGTTGATTTAGGAGATATAACTACTTCAGCAACAGTTGAAATGACACAAATAGAAGTGAGTGAAGAGTGTCATGAAATATCCACTGATGATGTAGAGGTCAAAGCATTGCTGTCAGCTTCAGAAGAGGAAATAGAATTCCAGGAAGTACGCATTGAGAAAAATATCTCCCATGGCAAATCTCCAACAGAAAACGATATGTCAGGCATGCTGTCATTACACAGTGAGGACTTGGATAAAGAGATCAAGGAGGCCCCAGTAATCAAGATGCTACCATCAGAGGAGCTCATCAAAGAAACATTTGAAGAAATAATCCTAGTCCAAAAGGTCCATCATCGGGACATTAAATCATCTGGGGAAGGTGATGATTGCTCAATAACAAATGAGAAAATACAATTAGAAGATAGACTTGAACAAGAAGATGATGCAGTTTCCAAAGAAGACACACAAGGGGATTACAGTGACGCAGAGCCTTCTCCTTACCATCCTGTAACAGATTATTACCAAGAAAATGACCCTGAGCACAAATCCTCAATAGAAAATACTATTAtgtcagaagacaagaaaaaacagaaagatGAATATTCTTCATCAGAGGTAAATCTTGAAACTACAGCCATCACAATGCTACATTCCAGGGACTTATGTGAAGTCATCAGTGGGCAACAATCATGCTTGACAATAGTTGATAGTGAGGAAGGCCGGGAAGACCCTCAGGAGATACCATGCCATTTGGAAATGCCACAAAGACCTGTAGACCTACACACTCTAGTCCTGGGTGGCTCAGACAGACGTCCTTCAAACAGAGACTCACTAGAGTCAAGTCCTGTCATGGAGGACAAGTCATCAACAAACTCGCCCGATTCAATAGAGGCGAGCCCCTCGAGAGAATCTCCTTGCCCAGACTCTCTAGAAGGTAGTCCAACTCACCAAAACGACACACAGACAATATCCGGTAACACAGTGGTCTATGAAGACTATTCCTCCCAACTCAAAGCCTGCTTTGGTTATGAAAAATCTATTGACAAAGACGATAACTGGCAGGAAAATAAACCAATAACCCAACAACTGGAATCCAAAATACATTCGTTGCCGCTTGATGAAGACAGGACAAGCTCTGATGGCAAAGTCTTGGAACATCTTTCAAAAGACATGGATGAAAACTCCCCTGTTGAAGCTAATGAAGAAGAGGATAATGTCACCAGTAGACAATTTACCCCAGAAGAGGAAATGTTTAAGATGGCATCAAAGATTAAAACCTTTGAGGAAATGGAACTGGAGACCACAATCACAGTTGGTGATAAATCTGCAGAATCTTGCACCTTATTGGAAACTGAATGTGAAAATGTGGTGGAAAATAGACCTTTGCAAAAAGAATTTgaagagaaacaagagcaagTCCCTGAAGAATGTACTACAGAGAGCACACCTGAGGTAGATGAGCATAGTGTTGATCATGATGCAGAGGTTTCCTCAGTAGATGGTTTAAGTTCTACTTGTGTAGCTCGTAAtttagaagaagaagagaaggtaCGTACAAATAATATTGAGCTAGTAGCTAAGAAGTCATTTTTGGAAAACCTATCTGACCAGGGGTATGATCAACGTAATATTGTGCCTTGGAGTCAAAgccaaggaaggaaagaagatgAAGTACAATATGATGGTGCAGCCATTAATTCACGAGTTGAAGCAGAGGGCAATCATATTTTAAGCCCTGCAGAAGAGAGAAAAAACCCTGACTCACCTGGTTGTACACCACATGAAGATGGAGCCCCTAACCCCTTTCAATTTCAGGAAGGTAAACTCTTTGAGATGACACGGGGGGGTGCTGTAGACATGACAAGTAGAAGCTGTGAAGGAGAGGAATATTCCTTCTTTCACATAGAACATCCTGTTGATGGGGTTTTTTCAGTAATGGCAGAAGATTACTACACTTTCTCTGAAGAAGCACCTGAGTCACAGAGTGCTACTGATAATGTCCCTATTCCAAAATGTAGGACATCCATTACAACCATGGTAGACATTTCAGAGAGTAAACATCTATCTTTAGAAACCATTAATGCATCCATAGATGTTGAATTGGGATCTCAACCTGCTCTGGAAAGTCTAACCGCAGTCCAAAGTGAAGATGCAAACCCAAAATCCTCTCTAGACTACCTGGACTCTACTATAGCGGATCTGCGATCGGCCACCTCCACAGTCACCCGCTCAGTATACTCAGAGCAAAGCCCTGATTCCTCAGATTCCTCtgctgaggatgaggatgaggatgaggaaccGAGCTCTGTCATCGAGATGCCATCTACAACCAATACTAAAGCAGAATCGGACATCCCAGCTAATGAACTAAATAAGGAAGACAGCAAATCCAAAATGCCTGTAAAAGTGCCACTGATGTCGTCGTTGGACTATGGTCAAAGATACAACGTTGAGAAACTGGCCAATGACAAATGCAGAACTAGGTCTGAGGCTGACAATGGTACAAATAAAGATTACAAAAAAGTAGAAAGATGTAATTCAGATAATAATTATGAAGTGTCCAGTCCATCTATTAAAGCTAAGCATGAACCAGAAGAGCACTCCTTTGACCAATCTTTTGAAGACAACAAAGTGCAAATACTTTCGGCTGGAATGGCCTCTGTTAGTTCTTCAGTGGATATCGAGGATATGAACAGTGTGGATAACAAATGTCCAGATTCAGTCATCTTCAGATATGATAGCCCTTCCTTGCAGAGCTCAAATCCCGGTGCCAAACCTTTACCCAGTGTACCTTCTGCAACAGAGGATGTTTTTGAATCCAGGCCCGTCTGGGATGATACAGTGGAAACTCAAATGCAGAGAATCGGCGATGATGAATCTCCAGAGTATAAGCAAG TGGATTGGCAGGATGATGTTGACAGGAAAGAGGAGACCCTAGCAATCATTGCAGATCTTCTTGGGTTCAGCTGGACTG AACTGGCAAGGGAGCTGGAATTCAATGAGGAAGAGATCCAGTTGGTAAGGACCGAGAATCCTAACTCTCTCCAGGAGCAAAGCCATGCTCTACTGCAGCGCTGGACCCAACGAGAGGGCAAACATGCCACAG TTATTCCATCCATATCTTCATTAGATGACCTTTCTTCTTCCATAGAGGACTGCCTGATTAAGAGGCTGACAAAAATCAATCGTATGGACATTGTCCACCTGATTGAAACCCAGAAGAATAAATCAATTCAAGAGCAAACGTCAAGAACATATGCAGAGATAGAAAAGACACTGGATCACAGTGAAG TGTCCGTAGCCCTATCCTTAGTACAAGAGGATGTAGACAGCCCCAGAATAGTACGGAGGACGGATTCAGACCGCAAACCACCTCCCGCTGTCTCTGAAGAAGACCTATCTGTAGCATCACTACTCGACATCCCTTCCTGGGCGGAGCCtattgctcacacacactcagaaagcATGCATTGTGATCTATTGGAGGACCTTGAGATTCCCCA TGAAGTGAACCCCAACCTGTGGACAGAGGATCTATTGAAAGGGGAATCGGCAAAtaatgacgatgacgatgaagaGCAA